The Kangiella marina genome window below encodes:
- the fabR gene encoding HTH-type transcriptional repressor FabR, with protein sequence MAGTRALQKEKTRQAIIQAALAHLSADHSFSSMSLREVAREAGIAPTSFYRHFDDMEALGLTLVDESGVTLRKLMRKARSRIELNGSVIQTSVDTFMEFVEKNPNIFRLLLRERTGISPAFRDAVAREIQHFKEELSDYLAQESNYNQEQAFTIAEGLVTLVFNAGAEFLDLGPAEREALKERTTMQLRYLSFGAKAMHLGKVADGNAKAS encoded by the coding sequence ATGGCTGGCACTCGCGCACTACAAAAAGAAAAAACTCGACAGGCAATTATCCAGGCCGCGCTTGCTCATTTATCGGCAGATCATAGCTTTTCAAGCATGAGTCTACGCGAAGTTGCCCGAGAAGCAGGTATCGCTCCAACCTCCTTCTATCGCCACTTTGATGATATGGAGGCCCTGGGTTTAACCTTGGTCGATGAATCTGGCGTCACTCTGCGCAAGCTTATGCGTAAAGCTCGAAGTCGAATCGAGCTTAATGGTAGCGTGATCCAAACCTCAGTCGATACCTTCATGGAGTTTGTTGAAAAGAATCCTAACATCTTTAGATTACTGCTTCGTGAAAGAACCGGGATTTCCCCTGCTTTTCGTGATGCTGTCGCCCGAGAGATTCAGCACTTCAAAGAAGAGTTAAGCGATTACTTGGCACAAGAATCAAATTACAACCAGGAGCAAGCTTTCACCATTGCTGAAGGGTTAGTTACACTGGTTTTCAATGCTGGCGCAGAGTTTCTCGATCTCGGGCCAGCTGAACGCGAAGCATTAAAAGAGCGCACCACGATGCAATTGCGATACTTATCATTCGGTGCGAAAGCAATGCACCTTGGAAAAGTCGCTGACGGGAACGCTAAAGCGAGTTAA
- a CDS encoding acyl-CoA desaturase: protein MSATQPHSHEQSPQKGRLIWPNIIFFGLSFLIAVTVVPWYGFEYGFHWSTWLWATGLWLFSSTSISMGYHRLWSHRAYEANGFLRGILAFGGCLALQNSALHWASDHRIHHKHVDHDEKDPYSASLGFWHSHIGWILKRRNELRYDEQYDRCPDLKRDPIVMFQHKHYWLLSIGANVMVPALLGLAYGIFWEMMLVAGVFRLVWSHHLTFFINSLAHIWGSRPYTEENSARDNFILAVLTGGEGYHNYHHKFQYDYRNGISWWHFDPSKWWIKAFSWVGVTKNLKVVSKDKIERAKAQTLLLKAKEKTAHLPNAEEIMQKLHHEYDQLVLNMTEFYEAKKAWLESKKADIAHEIAEEKAHLIENYEQFKLKLEEQKLNWMKLAKQYA from the coding sequence ATGTCTGCAACTCAACCCCATTCACACGAGCAATCACCCCAAAAAGGTCGCCTAATTTGGCCTAATATCATCTTTTTTGGTTTGAGTTTTCTGATTGCTGTAACCGTCGTACCTTGGTATGGCTTTGAATATGGCTTCCATTGGTCTACCTGGTTATGGGCAACGGGGCTATGGCTATTCTCTAGCACGTCAATTTCAATGGGTTACCATCGCTTATGGTCGCACAGAGCTTATGAAGCGAACGGTTTCTTGCGAGGCATTTTAGCGTTCGGCGGTTGCTTGGCGTTGCAAAACAGTGCGCTGCATTGGGCGTCAGATCACCGTATACACCATAAGCATGTGGATCATGATGAGAAAGACCCTTACTCAGCGAGCTTAGGCTTCTGGCACTCACACATTGGTTGGATTCTAAAGCGTCGAAATGAACTCCGTTACGACGAGCAGTATGATCGCTGTCCTGATTTAAAGCGTGATCCAATTGTGATGTTCCAGCACAAACATTACTGGTTATTAAGCATTGGTGCCAATGTGATGGTTCCAGCGCTGTTAGGGCTTGCCTACGGTATCTTCTGGGAGATGATGCTAGTCGCCGGTGTGTTCCGTTTAGTATGGTCGCATCACCTGACTTTCTTTATCAACTCTCTAGCTCACATCTGGGGTTCTCGTCCTTACACCGAAGAGAACTCAGCGCGTGATAACTTTATTTTAGCGGTGTTGACTGGTGGTGAGGGTTACCATAATTATCATCATAAGTTCCAGTACGACTACCGTAATGGCATTAGCTGGTGGCACTTCGATCCATCAAAATGGTGGATTAAAGCATTCAGCTGGGTCGGTGTGACAAAGAACTTAAAAGTGGTGTCAAAGGATAAGATTGAGCGAGCGAAAGCCCAGACCTTGCTATTAAAAGCAAAAGAGAAGACGGCTCACTTGCCAAATGCAGAAGAAATTATGCAAAAGCTTCATCATGAATATGATCAGTTGGTACTGAATATGACTGAGTTCTATGAAGCGAAGAAGGCATGGTTGGAGTCTAAGAAAGCCGACATCGCTCATGAAATAGCGGAAGAAAAAGCTCATCTGATTGAGAATTACGAACAGTTTAAACTCAAGCTTGAAGAGCAAAAACTTAACTGGATGAAGCTAGCTAAGCAGTACGCTTAA
- the trxB gene encoding thioredoxin-disulfide reductase has translation MSDTRHIKCLILGSGPAGYSAAVYAARANLEPAIITGIQQGGQLTTTTDVDNWPGDNEGVQGPDLMIRMQKHAERFGTEMIFDHINEVDLKNKPYTLKGDSGTYTCDSLIICTGASAKYLGLPSEEAFMGKGVSACATCDGFFYKNQKVAVIGGGNTAVEEALYLSNLASEVHLIHRRDELRAEKILQDKLFEKAENGNVVLHWHRTLEEVVGDDMGVTGLRMKSTKDDSIEELELQGVFIAIGHKPNTDIFEGQLEMKDGYIQVQSGLKGNATATSVEGVFAAGDVSDNVYRQAVTSAGTGCMAALDAEKFLDQ, from the coding sequence ATGAGCGATACGCGCCATATAAAGTGCTTAATTCTTGGTTCAGGCCCAGCAGGCTATAGTGCGGCAGTCTATGCAGCACGAGCAAATCTAGAGCCAGCCATCATCACAGGTATCCAGCAAGGTGGGCAGTTAACCACCACCACTGACGTGGATAACTGGCCAGGCGACAACGAAGGTGTTCAAGGTCCTGACCTTATGATCCGTATGCAAAAGCATGCTGAGCGCTTTGGTACAGAGATGATCTTTGATCATATTAATGAAGTCGACTTAAAAAATAAGCCCTATACGCTTAAAGGCGATAGCGGCACTTATACTTGCGACTCGCTAATTATTTGTACAGGCGCATCAGCCAAGTATTTAGGCTTACCGTCTGAAGAAGCCTTTATGGGAAAAGGTGTTTCAGCCTGTGCGACTTGTGACGGTTTCTTCTACAAAAACCAAAAAGTAGCCGTCATCGGTGGGGGTAACACTGCGGTTGAAGAAGCTTTATATCTGTCGAATCTAGCCAGCGAAGTCCATTTGATACACCGTCGTGATGAACTTCGAGCAGAAAAGATTCTTCAAGACAAGCTCTTCGAAAAAGCAGAAAACGGTAATGTTGTCTTGCACTGGCATCGTACGCTTGAAGAAGTTGTCGGTGATGACATGGGTGTTACGGGCCTGCGCATGAAAAGCACCAAGGATGACTCTATTGAAGAACTAGAACTCCAAGGTGTTTTTATTGCCATTGGCCATAAGCCAAATACAGACATTTTCGAAGGCCAGCTTGAGATGAAAGATGGGTATATTCAAGTACAAAGCGGCCTAAAAGGTAATGCCACAGCTACTTCTGTTGAAGGTGTGTTTGCTGCAGGAGACGTTTCTGACAACGTTTACCGCCAGGCAGTCACCTCAGCCGGTACAGGCTGTATGGCAGCTCTTGATGCAGAGAAGTTTTTAGACCAATAA
- a CDS encoding DUF1801 domain-containing protein has product MAQADNKTKPNDQSVGDFLNRIEHDQKRADSFEILKLMQEVTKEEPRMWGDSIIGFGEYHYTYASGREGDWFLVGFSPRKQNLTLYIMAGMNRYPDLLEKLGKHKASKSCLYINKLEDVDKKVLKQMLRKSAAYTKKHQSGC; this is encoded by the coding sequence ATGGCACAAGCGGACAATAAAACCAAACCTAACGATCAGTCTGTGGGGGATTTTCTCAATAGGATTGAGCATGATCAAAAGCGCGCCGACAGCTTTGAAATTCTCAAGCTCATGCAAGAAGTCACAAAGGAAGAACCTAGAATGTGGGGAGACAGCATAATCGGCTTTGGTGAATACCATTACACCTATGCCAGCGGTCGCGAGGGTGATTGGTTTTTAGTCGGCTTTTCGCCACGAAAGCAAAATTTAACGCTTTATATTATGGCAGGAATGAATCGATACCCCGACCTGCTCGAAAAACTTGGCAAGCACAAAGCCAGTAAATCATGCTTATATATCAATAAATTAGAGGATGTAGATAAGAAAGTGCTTAAACAAATGCTCAGGAAGTCGGCAGCATACACGAAGAAGCATCAGTCAGGATGCTAA
- a CDS encoding DsbA family protein codes for MTAKLFYFHDPMCSWCWGFAPTWERLQQLCHKHFSEDLEVDFILGGLAPDSDQPMPLSLQQTLQSYWHRIEKLLGTEFNHDFWTLCQPRRSTYPACRAVIAASNQGAGQLMISAIQEAYYLKAMNPSDIDTLIQLAEKLVLNTKQFKEDLCSDETESELMKQIALYKQLSSRGFPSLALLINDLLYEIPVDYKHPQAMFDMIDAYLKNHK; via the coding sequence ATGACTGCAAAACTCTTTTATTTTCATGATCCTATGTGCAGTTGGTGCTGGGGGTTTGCGCCAACTTGGGAGCGCTTACAACAGCTCTGCCATAAGCATTTTTCTGAAGACTTGGAGGTGGACTTTATTCTTGGCGGTTTAGCGCCAGACTCTGATCAGCCCATGCCCTTGTCGTTACAACAGACACTTCAAAGTTATTGGCATCGAATCGAGAAACTCCTCGGCACCGAGTTTAATCATGATTTTTGGACATTATGCCAGCCACGACGTTCAACCTACCCCGCCTGTAGAGCGGTCATAGCCGCTTCTAATCAGGGTGCTGGACAACTGATGATCAGCGCTATACAGGAAGCCTATTACTTGAAAGCAATGAACCCTTCTGACATTGACACCCTCATACAGCTGGCTGAAAAGCTGGTATTGAATACTAAACAGTTCAAAGAGGATCTTTGCTCAGACGAAACTGAGTCCGAGCTAATGAAGCAGATAGCACTCTATAAACAATTATCTTCAAGAGGGTTTCCGTCATTGGCGCTACTGATCAATGACTTGTTATACGAGATACCAGTGGATTACAAACACCCACAGGCAATGTTTGATATGATAGATGCATACCTGAAGAATCATAAGTAA
- a CDS encoding cold-shock protein, with translation MSKVTGTVKWFNESKGFGFIEQQAGEDVFVHFRAIQGDGFKTLAEGQQVEFEIEQGPKGAQAANVTKV, from the coding sequence ATGTCAAAAGTAACTGGTACAGTTAAGTGGTTTAACGAGTCTAAAGGTTTTGGTTTCATCGAACAACAAGCTGGTGAAGATGTATTCGTACACTTCCGCGCTATTCAAGGTGACGGTTTCAAAACTTTAGCAGAAGGCCAACAGGTTGAGTTCGAAATCGAGCAAGGCCCTAAAGGCGCTCAAGCTGCTAACGTTACTAAAGTATAA
- a CDS encoding DUF2007 domain-containing protein, with amino-acid sequence MKIAYHAEDAVDAQLISDLLNNNGIFAQVRGAHMQGAVGEAAAIGNVKVWVNDEDVSQAEAIVEEWGSATFVEEEDAQMFDDSLNSSEDQNRVISESSFGLMKTCFFIICVIMVVAALLNV; translated from the coding sequence ATGAAAATAGCCTATCATGCAGAGGACGCAGTTGATGCGCAGCTTATTTCTGATCTCTTAAATAATAACGGTATCTTTGCACAAGTCCGTGGCGCTCACATGCAAGGTGCTGTAGGTGAAGCCGCAGCGATAGGGAATGTTAAAGTTTGGGTGAATGATGAGGATGTGAGCCAAGCTGAGGCGATCGTTGAGGAGTGGGGGAGTGCCACTTTTGTCGAGGAAGAAGATGCTCAGATGTTTGATGACAGTTTAAATTCGAGCGAAGACCAGAACCGAGTGATTAGCGAGTCGAGTTTCGGTTTAATGAAAACATGCTTTTTCATCATCTGCGTTATTATGGTGGTAGCCGCTTTGCTCAATGTCTAA
- the ald gene encoding alanine dehydrogenase produces MLIGVPKEIKNHEYRAGMVPGSVREVIAHGHDVIVETNAGSGIGFTDEDYAAAGATIVDTAEEVFAKAEMIVKVKEPLAEERKRLRKDQILFTYLHLAPDMPQTQDLVNSGAVCIAYETVTGRTGGLPLLAPMSEVAGRMSIQAGAQCLEKSRGGLGMLLGGVPGVSPAKCVVIGAGVVGSNAIRMAVGLGARVVVLDRNVDALRRITAEFGSRVETVFSSQESLEQEVTTADLVIGGVLIPGAAAPKLVTEEMVKNMKPGSVLVDVAIDQGGCFATSKATTHAEPTYIKHDVVHYCVANMPGAVPRTSTFALNNVTLPYIITIANKGYHEALARDPHLLNGLNVYKGQVTEKSVAENLGFEYVDPKDALEISYDTL; encoded by the coding sequence ATGTTGATCGGTGTACCTAAAGAAATCAAAAATCACGAGTACCGCGCCGGTATGGTACCTGGTAGCGTTCGTGAAGTTATCGCGCATGGTCATGACGTTATTGTTGAAACAAATGCTGGTAGCGGCATTGGTTTTACGGATGAAGATTATGCAGCGGCTGGTGCAACAATCGTTGATACGGCTGAAGAAGTCTTCGCAAAAGCTGAAATGATTGTGAAAGTCAAAGAACCTTTAGCAGAAGAACGAAAGCGTCTGCGTAAAGATCAAATTCTATTCACTTACCTTCACTTAGCTCCAGATATGCCTCAGACGCAAGACTTGGTTAATTCAGGCGCCGTTTGTATTGCTTACGAAACGGTAACCGGTCGTACCGGCGGTTTACCGCTGTTAGCTCCAATGTCAGAGGTTGCTGGCCGCATGTCGATCCAAGCTGGCGCACAATGCCTTGAGAAATCTCGTGGCGGTTTAGGCATGTTGCTTGGTGGCGTACCAGGCGTATCGCCAGCAAAGTGCGTTGTAATTGGTGCTGGTGTTGTGGGCAGTAACGCCATTCGCATGGCTGTAGGCCTAGGCGCACGAGTAGTTGTGCTTGACCGTAATGTTGACGCTCTTCGCCGTATTACCGCTGAGTTCGGTTCGCGTGTTGAAACGGTATTCTCAAGCCAGGAATCTCTTGAGCAAGAAGTAACAACTGCTGACTTAGTGATTGGTGGCGTTCTAATTCCAGGTGCAGCAGCTCCAAAGCTTGTGACTGAAGAGATGGTTAAAAACATGAAGCCAGGTTCAGTACTAGTAGACGTTGCAATTGACCAAGGCGGCTGTTTCGCTACCTCAAAAGCAACGACACACGCAGAACCAACATACATCAAGCATGATGTGGTTCATTACTGTGTCGCTAACATGCCGGGTGCTGTGCCACGTACATCAACATTTGCATTGAACAACGTGACTCTACCCTACATTATTACCATTGCTAACAAGGGTTATCACGAAGCACTTGCTCGTGATCCGCACTTGTTGAATGGCTTGAATGTGTATAAAGGTCAAGTGACTGAGAAATCAGTAGCAGAAAACTTAGGGTTTGAATACGTTGATCCGAAAGATGCCTTAGAAATTAGTTACGATACTCTGTAA
- the lrp gene encoding leucine-responsive transcriptional regulator Lrp → MKVKSASKQILDRIDRRILRELQANGRISNVELAKLVGLSATPCLERVRRLENDGFIEGYLAKLNPKKLSVSLLVFAEIRLMHTSPHMFTEFNNAVANIPEILECHLVSGDFDYLLKARVGDMQEYRKLLGETLLTLPGVRASRSYMVMEEVKETSLLPISDQKSND, encoded by the coding sequence GTGAAAGTAAAAAGTGCCAGTAAGCAGATATTAGACCGAATCGACCGCCGAATTCTACGTGAATTACAGGCCAATGGTCGGATCTCTAATGTTGAGTTAGCAAAGCTAGTCGGGCTTAGCGCGACTCCCTGTTTGGAGCGTGTTAGGAGGCTAGAGAACGATGGGTTTATTGAGGGATATTTAGCAAAGCTTAATCCAAAAAAGCTGTCTGTCTCGTTATTGGTTTTCGCTGAAATTCGTTTGATGCATACCTCACCACATATGTTTACTGAGTTTAATAATGCTGTGGCTAACATTCCCGAAATCTTGGAGTGTCACTTAGTATCGGGTGATTTCGATTACTTATTAAAAGCACGGGTTGGCGATATGCAAGAATACCGAAAGCTGCTGGGGGAAACCTTGTTAACCTTGCCGGGGGTTAGAGCCTCGCGTTCATACATGGTTATGGAAGAGGTTAAAGAGACCAGCTTATTGCCAATATCTGACCAGAAATCAAATGATTAG
- a CDS encoding DNA translocase FtsK, translating into MSKTKTKQAATKKKDTQLDSKAILRKRLSEGGMIILVTIALFLLLALLSYNPNDPGSFTNGSGAPVQNAAGKGGAWFADFFLHLFGYFAYLIPLVVAYFGYLVYAERSEEISHPKSFWLIKSAGLVIAIITGAGLLYQHFGDRCVSGLEVCHEQTDIVYFSGGILGKAIVGLIIGSLGLYGTTLILLALFLSGVTLFTGISWLKIMDAVGRWTITTLNNLKDWYASFKEKKKEEKEVKQVVVKRKEAIKQEKTKRETRKPVKIEPKVASVPPSAKVEKKTRQKPLFEGAGEGPLPTMELLDEPEPPKNHFSEEALEAMSRLVELKLKDFNVDAEVMEVHPGPVITRFELELAPGVKVSKISNLAKDLARSLSTISVRVVEVIPGKTYVGIEIPNESREIVRLREVLACDEFEKSKSPLSMALGKDIAGNPVVVNMAKMPHLLVAGTTGSGKSVGVNAMIISMLYKSSPEDLRMIMIDPKMLELSVYEGIPHLLCEVVTDMKDAANALRWSVGEMERRYRLMSALGVRNLAGFNKKVKDAIKAGEPIKDPLWQPTDDLEEEPPTLDKLPSIVIVIDELADMMMIVGKKVEELIARIAQKARAAGIHLILATQRPSVDVITGLIKANIPSRIGFQVSSKIDSRTVLDQTGAEQLLGMGDMLYLPGGSNIPTRVHGAFVDDDEVHRVVEDWKMRGEPDYIEEVISGTSEVPVPGMPGMDGGDSEQDELFDQAVAIVTESRRASISGIQRRLKIGYNRAARMVEAMEAAGIVSEMGSNGAREVLAPPPPKD; encoded by the coding sequence TTGAGTAAAACTAAAACAAAACAAGCAGCAACAAAGAAAAAAGATACTCAGTTAGATTCAAAAGCCATACTCCGTAAAAGACTTAGCGAAGGCGGAATGATCATTCTGGTCACTATTGCTTTGTTCTTACTATTGGCGTTGCTGAGCTATAACCCGAATGACCCTGGTTCTTTTACCAACGGTAGCGGTGCGCCTGTGCAAAACGCTGCGGGCAAAGGTGGCGCCTGGTTCGCTGACTTCTTTTTACATTTGTTTGGCTATTTTGCGTATCTGATTCCGTTGGTGGTAGCTTATTTTGGCTATCTGGTTTATGCCGAGCGTAGTGAAGAAATCTCACACCCTAAAAGCTTTTGGCTGATTAAGAGTGCTGGTCTTGTTATCGCTATTATTACTGGCGCTGGCTTGTTATATCAGCACTTTGGTGATCGCTGCGTTTCTGGGCTAGAGGTTTGTCATGAGCAAACGGATATCGTCTACTTCTCAGGGGGGATTCTCGGTAAAGCGATTGTTGGCCTTATTATTGGCTCGCTAGGCTTGTATGGTACGACCTTAATTTTATTGGCGCTATTCTTGTCAGGAGTCACTCTTTTTACGGGAATTTCTTGGCTGAAAATTATGGACGCCGTTGGTCGTTGGACGATCACTACCCTTAACAACTTAAAAGACTGGTACGCGTCTTTCAAAGAAAAGAAGAAAGAAGAGAAAGAAGTTAAGCAGGTGGTGGTGAAGCGTAAAGAAGCTATCAAACAGGAAAAGACAAAACGTGAAACTCGTAAGCCCGTTAAAATTGAGCCAAAGGTAGCTTCAGTCCCACCAAGCGCAAAAGTTGAAAAGAAAACACGACAAAAGCCGTTGTTTGAAGGTGCGGGCGAGGGTCCATTACCAACCATGGAGCTACTCGACGAGCCTGAACCACCAAAGAACCACTTCTCAGAAGAAGCCTTGGAAGCGATGTCACGTTTGGTGGAGTTGAAGCTTAAAGACTTTAACGTCGACGCTGAGGTCATGGAAGTGCACCCAGGTCCTGTGATTACCCGTTTTGAGCTTGAGCTGGCTCCGGGTGTCAAAGTCAGTAAAATCTCGAACCTCGCTAAAGACTTAGCGCGTTCGTTATCGACCATCTCGGTTCGTGTTGTCGAAGTCATTCCGGGTAAAACCTATGTTGGCATTGAAATTCCAAACGAAAGTCGAGAGATAGTACGTTTACGTGAAGTATTGGCGTGTGATGAGTTTGAAAAGTCTAAATCACCGTTGAGTATGGCTCTCGGTAAAGATATCGCGGGTAATCCTGTAGTGGTGAACATGGCGAAAATGCCGCACTTACTGGTTGCTGGTACTACGGGGTCGGGTAAGTCGGTGGGTGTGAACGCCATGATCATCAGTATGCTCTACAAGTCATCGCCAGAAGACTTACGCATGATCATGATTGACCCTAAAATGCTTGAGTTAAGCGTTTACGAAGGAATTCCGCATCTGCTTTGTGAGGTTGTCACTGACATGAAGGATGCGGCCAATGCTTTGCGCTGGTCTGTCGGCGAGATGGAGCGCCGTTATCGCTTAATGTCGGCGTTAGGTGTTCGAAACTTAGCAGGCTTTAACAAAAAAGTTAAAGACGCGATTAAAGCCGGTGAGCCGATTAAAGATCCTTTATGGCAGCCGACCGATGATTTAGAAGAAGAGCCACCAACTCTAGACAAGCTTCCATCAATCGTTATCGTCATTGATGAGTTAGCAGATATGATGATGATCGTCGGCAAGAAAGTCGAAGAACTGATTGCTCGTATAGCCCAGAAGGCACGTGCTGCTGGAATTCACTTAATTCTGGCAACACAAAGACCATCTGTAGACGTTATCACAGGCTTAATTAAAGCCAACATTCCATCGCGAATTGGTTTCCAAGTATCGTCAAAAATTGACTCGCGCACGGTTCTTGATCAAACCGGAGCGGAGCAACTATTGGGCATGGGTGACATGTTGTACTTGCCCGGCGGCAGTAATATTCCAACTCGTGTTCACGGTGCTTTCGTGGATGATGACGAAGTTCATCGCGTGGTCGAAGACTGGAAGATGCGTGGTGAGCCAGATTATATTGAGGAAGTGATCAGTGGAACGTCAGAAGTTCCAGTGCCGGGTATGCCAGGTATGGATGGTGGTGACAGTGAACAAGACGAATTGTTTGATCAAGCGGTCGCTATCGTCACAGAAAGTCGCCGCGCTTCAATTTCGGGTATACAGCGCCGTTTGAAGATTGGTTATAACCGAGCAGCACGTATGGTTGAGGCGATGGAGGCTGCGGGGATTGTGTCTGAGATGGGGAGTAACGGGGCGAGGGAGGTTTTAGCGCCGCCACCTCCCAAGGATTAA
- the lolA gene encoding outer membrane lipoprotein chaperone LolA produces MKTLFEHAVRIITIGFSLLLASLNVQADAAHKLQEKLQNISSYKASFTQEIRDEFNTVLDSSSGHFELQRPKQFRWVVTDPYEQEIVADGKSLWQFDRDIEQINVSELDASLETTPAAILTKDQVDIVDNYNVAEITTSSDDTTLFQLSSTAEDALFERLLMEFKGESLIALQVSDNLGQTTLIEFTDVNLAPDFEQQHFVFTPPEGVDVIDNRQKVADNAKDKP; encoded by the coding sequence ATGAAAACACTATTTGAACATGCAGTAAGAATCATAACCATTGGCTTTAGCTTGCTACTGGCCAGTTTGAATGTTCAAGCCGATGCAGCGCATAAGCTCCAAGAAAAGTTGCAAAATATTAGTAGTTATAAGGCGAGTTTCACTCAAGAGATTCGTGACGAATTTAATACGGTGTTAGACAGCTCGTCGGGCCATTTTGAGTTACAACGGCCTAAGCAATTCCGCTGGGTTGTGACGGATCCTTATGAGCAGGAAATTGTGGCAGATGGTAAGAGTCTGTGGCAGTTTGACCGCGACATTGAGCAGATTAATGTATCTGAGCTGGATGCGAGCTTAGAGACAACGCCTGCAGCGATCCTAACCAAAGATCAGGTTGATATCGTGGATAACTATAATGTGGCCGAAATAACGACGAGCAGTGATGATACGACACTATTTCAATTAAGCTCTACCGCTGAAGACGCGCTCTTTGAACGCTTACTCATGGAATTTAAAGGCGAGAGTCTTATAGCGCTACAGGTGAGTGATAACCTTGGTCAAACGACGTTGATTGAGTTTACGGATGTTAACTTAGCTCCCGACTTTGAACAGCAGCACTTCGTTTTTACCCCCCCAGAAGGTGTTGACGTTATTGATAATCGCCAAAAAGTCGCGGACAATGCTAAGGATAAACCTTAG